The proteins below come from a single Saccharophagus degradans 2-40 genomic window:
- the sufD gene encoding Fe-S cluster assembly protein SufD codes for MSDFIANAAAIAASPLTWLQDKTQQGKQAWLGHRFPTRKTENWKYTNLRALEQGDYLRAANIGAAPEALPQHLTIAGLEAVKLVFVNGQFVASLSDDLARANVAGLELTLFSNASDAQKKAINEQLGQLVNSTKYEFSGLNTAQLNDGVYINVAKNQQVAKPIHIVWMTTAQDSAFTVPHRLLVNLETGASACVIEQFVSGDEAQNSFTHSVSEFNVGENARLQHYRLQQEQEDAIHIGGVFVRLDRSADLDSFHMAFGSKIKRVDIEVQHQGEGSTSKINGVYLPKNNQHIDYHTCIEHAVPHCTSQETFRGIIADSAHAVFNGRIHIHPDAQKTLAELSNKNLLTSDKAQIDTKPELEIYADDVRCAHGATIAQLDEKSLNYLRTRGISLDEAQVMLSYGFINELINDVALEPIGTYLRPILANRFAKEPSLVRHIA; via the coding sequence ATGTCAGATTTTATAGCAAACGCTGCGGCCATAGCTGCTTCACCGCTTACATGGTTGCAAGATAAAACACAGCAAGGTAAACAAGCTTGGCTTGGTCACCGTTTTCCTACCCGTAAAACGGAAAACTGGAAGTACACCAATTTGCGTGCGCTAGAGCAGGGCGATTACTTGCGCGCAGCCAATATTGGGGCGGCGCCAGAAGCGTTGCCGCAGCATTTAACCATTGCCGGTTTAGAGGCTGTTAAACTTGTTTTCGTGAATGGCCAATTTGTTGCCAGTTTATCCGACGATTTAGCGCGCGCCAATGTTGCGGGTTTAGAGTTAACGCTATTTTCCAATGCTAGCGATGCGCAGAAAAAAGCCATTAACGAACAGCTTGGGCAGCTAGTTAATAGTACTAAATATGAATTTTCTGGTTTGAACACGGCGCAACTTAACGACGGCGTGTATATCAATGTGGCTAAAAACCAACAAGTGGCTAAGCCTATCCACATTGTTTGGATGACCACTGCGCAAGACTCTGCCTTTACTGTGCCGCACCGCTTATTGGTAAACCTAGAAACAGGTGCAAGCGCCTGCGTTATCGAGCAGTTTGTAAGTGGCGACGAAGCCCAAAATAGCTTTACCCATAGTGTTTCTGAATTTAACGTAGGCGAAAATGCGCGCTTACAGCACTACCGTTTGCAGCAAGAGCAAGAAGATGCCATTCATATTGGTGGCGTGTTTGTGCGCTTAGATCGCTCTGCAGACTTAGACAGTTTTCATATGGCGTTTGGCAGCAAAATTAAACGCGTAGATATTGAAGTGCAGCATCAAGGTGAAGGCTCTACCTCTAAAATTAATGGGGTGTATTTGCCAAAAAACAATCAGCATATTGATTATCACACCTGCATAGAACACGCCGTGCCTCACTGTACTTCACAAGAAACTTTTCGCGGAATTATTGCCGATAGCGCGCACGCGGTATTTAACGGGCGCATTCATATTCATCCAGATGCGCAAAAAACGCTGGCTGAATTAAGCAATAAAAACTTGTTAACCAGTGATAAAGCACAAATAGATACCAAGCCCGAGCTTGAGATTTATGCCGACGATGTGCGCTGTGCACACGGTGCCACCATTGCGCAGCTGGATGAGAAATCTCTTAATTATTTGCGCACGCGTGGCATTTCGCTCGACGAAGCACAAGTAATGCTTAGCTATGGTTTTATTAACGAATTAATTAACGATGTTGCGTTAGAGCCAATTGGTACTTATTTGCGTCCCATTTTGGCCAATCGTTTCGCCAAAGAACCGTCGTTAGTGAGGCACATTGCATGA
- the sufT gene encoding putative Fe-S cluster assembly protein SufT has product MAEQRMATTRRDCPARLVPVGDPITIPANNFVTITQSLGGNYTVVYQGNMLRVDGTDADALGLPKYELNFADAGDGKINEEQVWEALESVYDPEIPVNLRALGLIYQMKADQQRGTVHIEMTLTAPGCGMGPVLVGDVKHRVALVPNVKKVEVELVFDPPWHRDMMSEEAQLETGMFY; this is encoded by the coding sequence ATGGCTGAACAGCGCATGGCGACAACTCGTCGGGATTGCCCCGCGAGACTTGTACCGGTTGGCGACCCAATAACAATTCCAGCGAATAATTTTGTTACTATTACCCAATCGCTTGGTGGTAATTACACCGTGGTGTACCAAGGTAATATGCTGCGTGTAGATGGCACAGATGCAGATGCGTTGGGTTTGCCTAAATATGAATTAAATTTTGCAGATGCCGGCGATGGAAAAATTAATGAAGAGCAAGTGTGGGAAGCGTTGGAATCTGTTTACGACCCCGAGATTCCTGTAAACCTACGCGCGCTGGGTTTGATTTACCAAATGAAAGCCGACCAGCAAAGAGGCACGGTGCACATTGAAATGACCTTAACAGCACCAGGCTGCGGTATGGGGCCAGTGTTAGTGGGCGATGTAAAACATCGCGTGGCGCTTGTGCCAAATGTTAAAAAAGTTGAGGTGGAACTTGTGTTCGACCCACCATGGCACCGCGATATGATGTCGGAAGAAGCCCAGCTAGAAACGGGTATGTTTTACTAA
- a CDS encoding HesB/IscA family protein, which yields MSVETFSVSDAIQVTPAAAEHFAKQLKQSGKAAVRLSLKESGCTGFMYVIDEIDSPVDGDITITLPNDVTVFVDPAKLDAIKGTVVDYRLEGINRNLIMDNPNVKAACGCGESFNV from the coding sequence ATGAGTGTTGAAACGTTTAGTGTATCGGACGCTATTCAAGTTACGCCCGCTGCTGCCGAGCATTTTGCTAAGCAGCTAAAGCAGAGCGGTAAGGCCGCTGTGCGTTTAAGTTTAAAAGAAAGTGGCTGTACTGGGTTTATGTACGTAATTGACGAAATTGACTCGCCAGTAGACGGCGATATAACCATTACATTGCCCAATGACGTAACCGTATTTGTTGACCCAGCCAAATTGGATGCGATTAAAGGTACGGTGGTGGATTACCGCCTAGAAGGCATTAATCGCAACTTAATAATGGACAACCCAAACGTCAAAGCAGCTTGTGGCTGTGGCGAAAGTTTTAACGTATAA
- the sufC gene encoding Fe-S cluster assembly ATPase SufC, with amino-acid sequence MLSIKNLHARVEEKDILKGLNLEIKPGEVHAIMGPNGAGKSTLGNVLSGREGYEVTDGEVLFDGKNLLDWETEERAREGLFLAFQYPVEIPGVSNMEFLKASVDAVRAHQGLPAYDSVSFLKEARARCQEVDLKQEFLKRGVNEGFSGGEKKRNELMQMMLLQPKLCILDETDSGLDIDALQVVAKGVNALRSPDRSFIVVTHYQRLLDYIEPDFVHVLADGKIVKSGDKSLALELEEKGYGWLENEVA; translated from the coding sequence ATGCTGTCTATCAAAAACTTACATGCTCGCGTAGAGGAAAAAGACATCCTTAAAGGGTTGAACCTAGAAATTAAACCTGGCGAAGTTCACGCGATTATGGGCCCTAACGGTGCAGGTAAAAGTACATTAGGCAATGTACTGTCTGGCCGTGAAGGTTACGAAGTAACTGACGGCGAAGTATTGTTCGACGGTAAAAACCTACTCGATTGGGAAACCGAAGAGCGCGCTCGCGAAGGTTTATTTTTAGCCTTTCAATACCCAGTGGAAATTCCTGGTGTAAGTAATATGGAATTCCTTAAGGCATCTGTAGATGCTGTTCGCGCGCACCAAGGTTTGCCTGCCTACGATTCGGTTTCTTTCTTAAAAGAAGCGCGTGCGCGCTGTCAAGAAGTTGACTTAAAGCAAGAGTTTTTAAAGCGCGGCGTTAACGAGGGCTTTTCTGGTGGTGAGAAAAAGCGCAACGAATTAATGCAAATGATGTTGTTGCAGCCCAAGCTATGCATTCTTGATGAAACAGACTCAGGCTTAGATATCGACGCCCTACAAGTTGTAGCTAAAGGTGTAAACGCACTGCGCAGCCCCGACCGCTCTTTTATTGTTGTAACCCACTACCAACGTTTGCTCGACTACATTGAGCCAGATTTCGTACACGTATTGGCCGACGGCAAAATTGTTAAGTCTGGCGATAAATCACTGGCCCTAGAGTTAGAAGAGAAGGGTTACGGCTGGTTAGAAAACGAGGTTGCTTAA
- a CDS encoding aminotransferase class V-fold PLP-dependent enzyme has translation MMQAGNAVKGFDVEKIREDFPILHQEVNGHPLVYLDNAATTQKPNAVIDAISDYYRGYNSNVHRGAHALSDKATAGFEGARDTLAAFINSPSREQVLWTRGTTEAINLVAFTWGKQNLEAGDRVLVSNLEHHSNIVPWQMVAQEKGASVVAIPVSDSGAIDLDAFKALLVSNEGPVKFVSVGHVSNALGTVNPVEEIVALSHEVGAKVLIDGAQSVGHWAVDVQALDCDFFAFSGHKMFGPTGIGVLWGKRDLLEAMPPYQGGGEMIETVSFEGTTYNALPYKYEAGTPDIAGAIGLAAAVDYLNSFDREAAVAHENDLLQYAWQKAEGFAGLTRVGTAPKVAGVFSFLLNGAHPSDVGMLIDQQGVAVRTGHHCAQPLMARLGIPGTVRASFSFYNNRNDVDRLFEALEKAKTFLV, from the coding sequence ATGATGCAGGCTGGCAACGCTGTGAAAGGGTTTGATGTAGAAAAAATTCGCGAAGACTTTCCTATTTTGCATCAAGAGGTGAATGGTCACCCGTTGGTGTATTTGGATAACGCCGCCACTACACAAAAGCCTAATGCGGTTATAGATGCTATTAGCGATTATTATCGCGGCTACAACTCCAATGTACACCGCGGTGCCCACGCATTAAGTGATAAAGCCACAGCTGGCTTTGAAGGTGCACGCGATACTTTGGCGGCGTTTATTAACAGCCCAAGTCGCGAGCAGGTATTGTGGACTCGCGGTACTACAGAGGCTATTAACTTGGTGGCCTTTACTTGGGGTAAACAAAACCTTGAAGCCGGCGACCGAGTGTTGGTGTCTAATTTAGAGCATCACTCCAACATTGTGCCGTGGCAAATGGTAGCGCAAGAAAAAGGCGCAAGTGTTGTAGCTATTCCAGTTTCAGATAGCGGCGCAATCGATTTAGATGCTTTTAAAGCCTTGTTAGTAAGTAATGAAGGCCCTGTTAAGTTTGTATCGGTAGGGCATGTGTCTAATGCGCTCGGTACGGTAAACCCAGTGGAAGAGATTGTGGCACTAAGCCACGAAGTTGGTGCCAAAGTACTTATAGATGGCGCTCAGTCGGTTGGTCATTGGGCTGTAGATGTACAGGCGCTAGACTGCGACTTTTTCGCTTTTTCTGGCCACAAAATGTTTGGCCCAACAGGTATTGGCGTATTGTGGGGTAAGCGCGACTTGCTCGAAGCAATGCCGCCGTATCAGGGCGGTGGTGAAATGATCGAGACAGTAAGTTTCGAAGGCACCACCTACAATGCATTGCCTTACAAATACGAAGCGGGCACGCCAGATATTGCCGGTGCTATTGGGTTGGCAGCCGCGGTAGATTATTTAAATAGTTTTGATCGCGAAGCGGCAGTCGCTCACGAAAATGATTTGTTACAGTATGCATGGCAAAAAGCTGAAGGCTTTGCGGGGTTAACTCGTGTAGGCACAGCGCCAAAAGTTGCCGGCGTGTTTAGCTTTTTGTTAAATGGTGCGCACCCTTCAGATGTAGGCATGCTAATCGATCAGCAGGGGGTGGCTGTGCGCACAGGTCACCATTGTGCTCAGCCTTTAATGGCACGCTTAGGTATACCGGGCACTGTGCGAGCATCGTTTTCTTTTTACAACAATCGCAATGATGTAGATCGATTGTTTGAAGCGCTAGAAAAAGCAAAAACATTTCTTGTGTAA